In Pseudoxanthomonas indica, the following are encoded in one genomic region:
- the ftsE gene encoding cell division ATP-binding protein FtsE — MSVLRFENVSKQYPGGHAALAEVSFDVAEGEMLFVTGHSGAGKSTLLKLIHLSERPTRGAVLFAGRNLLKVRGSRVPLHRREVGAVHQDHRLLTDRSVFENVSLPLILRGERRGDIAKRVREVLARLGLGHRERALPTELSAGEQQRVGIARAIVAEPKLLVADEPTGNLDPTLAAEIMALFASMPERGTSVLVVSHDLALIRRMRKRVLILDHGKLVDDISPADLAE; from the coding sequence ATGAGCGTCCTGCGATTCGAAAACGTCAGCAAGCAATACCCGGGCGGCCACGCAGCCCTGGCCGAGGTCAGCTTTGATGTGGCCGAGGGCGAGATGCTCTTCGTGACCGGTCATTCCGGCGCCGGCAAGAGCACCCTGCTCAAGTTGATCCACCTGAGCGAACGCCCCACCCGCGGCGCCGTGCTGTTTGCCGGCCGCAACCTGCTCAAGGTGCGCGGCTCACGCGTGCCCCTGCATCGGCGCGAAGTCGGCGCGGTCCACCAGGACCATCGCCTGCTCACCGATCGCAGCGTGTTCGAGAACGTGTCCCTGCCGCTGATCCTGCGCGGCGAACGTCGCGGCGACATCGCCAAGCGGGTGCGCGAAGTGCTGGCGCGATTGGGCCTGGGCCATCGCGAGCGCGCGCTGCCGACCGAGCTGTCGGCCGGCGAACAACAACGCGTGGGCATCGCCCGCGCCATCGTCGCCGAACCCAAGCTGCTGGTCGCCGACGAACCCACCGGCAACCTCGATCCCACCCTGGCCGCGGAAATCATGGCGCTGTTCGCCTCCATGCCCGAACGCGGCACCAGCGTGCTGGTGGTGAGCCACGACCTGGCCCTGATCCGGCGCATGCGCAAGCGCGTGCTGATCCTGGACCACGGCAAGCTGGTCGACGACATCTCGCCGGCGGACCTGGCCGAATGA
- the ung gene encoding uracil-DNA glycosylase encodes MTENDRIKLEPSWKQHVGDWFAQPEMQSLSTFLRERKAAGARIYPPGPQIFSAFQATPFEAVKVVMLGQDPYHGPGQAHGLCFSVRPGVPVPPSLLNIYKEIQADLGIAPPDHGCLLPWAHQGVLLLNAVLTVEDGRAGAHQRKGWEGFTDHVIQTLSREREGLVFLLWGAYAQAKGKVIDTRRHRVLRAPHPSPLSAHRGFLGCGHFSAANRYLQERGKAGIDWRLPSRAALPADPLLDA; translated from the coding sequence ATGACCGAAAACGACCGCATCAAACTCGAACCCTCGTGGAAGCAGCACGTCGGTGACTGGTTCGCCCAGCCCGAGATGCAATCGCTGTCGACCTTCCTGCGCGAGCGCAAGGCGGCCGGCGCGCGCATCTATCCACCCGGTCCGCAGATTTTTTCCGCCTTCCAGGCCACGCCCTTCGAGGCGGTGAAAGTGGTGATGCTGGGCCAGGATCCGTATCACGGTCCGGGCCAGGCGCATGGGCTGTGTTTCTCGGTGCGGCCGGGCGTACCGGTGCCGCCCTCGCTGCTCAACATCTACAAGGAAATCCAGGCCGACCTGGGCATCGCGCCGCCCGACCATGGTTGCCTGCTGCCGTGGGCGCACCAGGGCGTGCTGCTGCTCAACGCCGTGCTGACGGTGGAAGACGGCCGTGCTGGCGCCCATCAGCGCAAGGGCTGGGAAGGCTTTACCGACCACGTGATCCAGACCCTGTCGCGCGAGCGCGAAGGGCTGGTGTTCCTGCTCTGGGGCGCTTATGCCCAGGCCAAGGGCAAGGTCATCGATACGCGCCGCCACCGCGTGCTGCGTGCGCCGCATCCGTCACCGTTGTCGGCGCATCGCGGCTTCCTGGGCTGCGGGCATTTCTCCGCCGCCAACCGCTACCTGCAGGAGCGCGGCAAGGCCGGCATCGACTGGCGGCTGCCGTCGCGGGCGGCACTGCCCGCTGATCCGCTGCTGGACGCCTGA
- a CDS encoding DUF2059 domain-containing protein, with protein MTKLSNRMRLLLSSALLACCCLVLAGTTLAAEPTDADIDKLLQASRAESVLNAIVPQMETMQRQQFDQMMAGKELTPEQRAEADRLLARTNEIMRKALSWQEMRPLYIDVYKKTFTREDVRAITKFYESSAGRSLLDKTPALMQNLMGAIQVKMAPVMEQLQAEMKNVTPEPVPAPPVTPTKKKKKR; from the coding sequence ATGACCAAGCTTTCGAACCGCATGCGCCTGTTATTGTCCTCGGCGCTGCTGGCGTGCTGCTGCCTTGTGCTTGCGGGCACGACGCTGGCGGCCGAGCCCACCGATGCGGACATCGACAAGCTGTTGCAGGCGTCGCGGGCGGAGAGCGTGCTCAACGCGATCGTCCCGCAGATGGAAACCATGCAGCGCCAGCAGTTCGACCAGATGATGGCCGGCAAGGAACTGACCCCCGAGCAACGCGCCGAGGCCGACCGGCTGCTGGCGCGGACCAACGAGATCATGCGCAAGGCCCTGTCCTGGCAGGAAATGCGGCCGCTCTACATCGACGTGTACAAGAAGACCTTCACTCGCGAAGACGTGCGCGCGATTACCAAGTTCTACGAAAGTTCGGCCGGGCGCAGCCTGCTCGACAAGACCCCCGCGCTGATGCAGAACCTGATGGGCGCCATCCAGGTCAAGATGGCGCCGGTGATGGAGCAGCTGCAGGCGGAGATGAAGAACGTCACCCCCGAGCCGGTGCCGGCGCCGCCGGTCACCCCCACCAAGAAGAAGAAGAAGCGCTGA
- the ftsX gene encoding permease-like cell division protein FtsX, whose product MNETNSYARQRSGFGIWLDQHLYSFVSSLGRLVRKPWATLLTIGVMAVAFVLPLGLWLALANVEHFAGNVSDSREIDLFLKPDIDVARAQVLVEQLRDRADVAKVQLRTPEQGLAEFRERSGLGASLDALEGNPLPSLLQISPRGDEAGLVAALEHLPEADLVQHDAVWRDRLRGWLGFGERLTWVLAALFGLGALLVVGNTVRLDIQARREEIGVLQLLGASDGFIRRPFIYLGAWYGLVAGALAIALLAAAAAALAPPLAQLAQSYGSPFALAGLAPLQAGAVLVGAMIIGWVGAWLVTGHFLRQTRPTQT is encoded by the coding sequence ATGAACGAGACCAACAGTTACGCGCGCCAGCGCTCGGGTTTCGGCATCTGGCTGGACCAGCATCTCTACAGTTTCGTTTCCAGCCTGGGCCGGCTGGTGCGCAAGCCGTGGGCGACGCTGCTGACCATCGGCGTGATGGCAGTGGCCTTCGTGTTGCCGCTGGGCCTGTGGCTGGCGCTGGCCAATGTCGAGCACTTCGCCGGCAACGTCAGCGACTCGCGCGAAATCGATCTTTTCCTCAAGCCTGACATCGACGTGGCCCGCGCGCAGGTATTGGTCGAACAACTGCGCGACCGCGCCGACGTGGCCAAAGTCCAGTTGCGCACCCCCGAACAGGGCCTGGCCGAATTCCGCGAACGCAGTGGCCTGGGCGCCAGCCTGGATGCGCTCGAGGGCAACCCGCTCCCCAGCCTGCTGCAGATCAGTCCGCGCGGCGACGAGGCCGGGCTGGTGGCGGCGCTGGAACATCTGCCGGAAGCCGACCTGGTCCAGCATGACGCCGTGTGGCGTGATCGCCTGCGCGGCTGGCTGGGTTTCGGCGAACGCCTGACCTGGGTGCTGGCCGCGCTGTTCGGCCTGGGCGCCTTGCTGGTGGTCGGCAACACGGTCCGCCTGGATATCCAGGCCCGGCGCGAGGAAATCGGCGTGCTGCAATTGCTGGGCGCCAGCGATGGCTTCATCCGCCGCCCCTTCATCTACTTGGGCGCCTGGTATGGCCTGGTCGCCGGTGCGCTGGCCATCGCCCTGCTGGCCGCCGCCGCCGCCGCCCTGGCGCCGCCGCTTGCGCAGCTGGCGCAGAGCTACGGCAGCCCGTTCGCCCTGGCCGGACTGGCCCCACTGCAAGCCGGCGCGGTGCTGGTGGGGGCCATGATCATCGGTTGGGTGGGCGCATGGCTGGTGACCGGCCATTTCTTGCGTCAGACTCGACCGACCCAAACCTGA
- the rhlB gene encoding ATP-dependent RNA helicase RhlB, translating into MSDKPLTDITFSSFDLHPQLLAGLESAGFSRCTPIQALTLPVALAGRDVAGQAQTGTGKTLAFLVAVMNRLLSRPALAERKPEDPRALILAPTRELAIQIHKDAVKFGADLGLRFALVYGGVDYDKQRELLQQGVDVIIATPGRLIDYVKQHKVVSLHACEICVLDEADRMFDLGFIKDIRFLLRRMPIRTERQTLLFSATLSHRVLELAYEHMNEPEKLVVETESITAARVRQRIYFPSDEEKIPLLIGLLSRSEGARTMIFVNTKAFVERVARALERAGYRVGVLSGDVPQKKRETLLNRFQKGQLEILVATDVAARGLHIDGVSHVYNYDLPFDAEDYVHRIGRTARLGAEGDAISFACERYAMSLPDIEAYIDQKIPVESVSAELLTALPRPERAPVAAGEGDGEENESVGAIFREAREQRAADEQRRGGGRSGSGSGDGRRRSGGAGGSGPGGRGRGERREGSRAGGASDKPRAPRPPRNPDDPAAARPPRTAAASPAAIPTDLPEGDRAPRKRRRRRHGRPIENADAAVSAKPVANAPVAASKPEAGSFLTRLGRKIKSLVGG; encoded by the coding sequence ATGAGCGACAAACCTTTAACAGACATTACTTTCAGTTCCTTCGACCTGCATCCGCAGCTGCTGGCGGGCCTTGAATCCGCAGGCTTTTCCCGCTGCACGCCCATCCAGGCGCTGACCCTGCCGGTCGCGCTCGCCGGCCGCGACGTAGCCGGCCAGGCCCAGACCGGCACCGGCAAGACGCTGGCCTTCCTGGTGGCGGTGATGAACCGCCTGCTGTCGCGTCCGGCACTGGCCGAGCGCAAGCCGGAAGATCCGCGCGCGCTGATCCTGGCGCCGACCCGCGAACTGGCCATCCAGATCCACAAGGACGCGGTGAAGTTCGGCGCCGACCTGGGCCTGCGCTTCGCCCTGGTCTACGGCGGCGTCGACTACGACAAGCAGCGCGAGCTGCTGCAGCAGGGCGTGGACGTGATCATCGCCACCCCCGGCCGGCTGATCGACTACGTCAAGCAGCACAAGGTCGTTTCCCTGCACGCCTGCGAGATCTGCGTGCTGGACGAAGCCGACCGCATGTTCGACCTGGGCTTCATCAAGGACATCCGCTTCCTGCTGCGGCGCATGCCGATCCGCACCGAGCGCCAGACCCTGCTGTTCAGCGCCACCCTCAGCCATCGCGTGCTGGAGCTGGCCTACGAGCACATGAACGAGCCGGAAAAGCTGGTGGTGGAGACCGAGTCGATCACCGCCGCACGCGTTCGCCAGCGCATCTATTTCCCCTCGGATGAGGAAAAGATCCCGCTGCTGATCGGCCTGCTGTCGCGCAGTGAAGGCGCGCGCACGATGATCTTCGTCAACACCAAGGCTTTCGTCGAGCGGGTGGCGCGCGCGCTGGAGCGTGCCGGCTACCGCGTCGGCGTGCTCTCCGGCGATGTGCCGCAGAAGAAGCGCGAGACCCTGCTCAACCGCTTCCAGAAAGGCCAACTGGAAATCCTGGTGGCCACCGACGTGGCCGCGCGCGGCCTGCATATCGACGGCGTCTCGCACGTCTACAACTACGACCTGCCGTTCGATGCCGAAGACTACGTGCATCGCATCGGCCGTACCGCCCGCCTGGGCGCCGAGGGCGATGCGATCAGCTTCGCCTGCGAGCGTTATGCGATGAGCCTGCCGGACATCGAGGCCTACATCGATCAGAAGATCCCGGTGGAGTCGGTCAGCGCCGAACTGCTGACCGCGCTGCCGCGTCCCGAACGCGCGCCGGTGGCAGCGGGCGAGGGCGATGGCGAAGAGAACGAAAGCGTCGGCGCGATCTTCCGCGAGGCCCGCGAACAGCGTGCCGCGGACGAGCAGCGCCGTGGTGGTGGCCGCAGCGGCTCGGGTAGTGGCGACGGCCGTCGCCGCAGCGGCGGCGCTGGCGGCAGTGGTCCGGGTGGCCGCGGTCGCGGCGAGCGTCGCGAAGGCTCGCGTGCTGGCGGCGCCAGCGACAAGCCGCGCGCACCGCGTCCGCCGCGCAATCCCGACGATCCGGCAGCGGCCAGGCCGCCACGCACGGCGGCCGCATCGCCTGCCGCGATACCGACGGATCTGCCCGAGGGTGATCGCGCGCCGCGCAAGCGTCGTCGTCGTCGCCATGGCCGGCCGATCGAAAACGCCGATGCCGCGGTGTCGGCCAAGCCGGTCGCCAACGCGCCGGTCGCTGCGAGCAAGCCGGAAGCCGGTTCGTTCCTCACCCGCCTGGGTCGCAAGATCAAGTCGCTGGTTGGCGGCTGA
- the rho gene encoding transcription termination factor Rho: MPALASLARIRNLSDSSNDTGAPAEKRVRKPRVTKASAAADQTPASASAPAPVAPTPPVASAPAPAVEAPVQAPPRPAAPPPHGGQDGGDAGEGSGSGGGQGQQGEGNRFNNNNNRRDRFRNRRDRDRDRNRERHGNDGMPQDGNGNETFVPRQNPQVPEGFPQYSLSDLKRMPAAKLLDVAEQLNIQEGVARARKQDVIFALLKVLTRHGEGVAADGVLEILPDGFGFLRAAEASYLAGPDDVYISPSQIRRFNLRTGDHLSGRIRFPKDGERYFALAVVDTINGEPLEASKNKVLFENLTPLFPRRRFTLERGNGSSEDIAGRILDLMAPQGKGQRALIVSPPKAGKTIMMQQIATAITTNHPDVHLIVLLVDERPEEVTEMQRTVRGEVVSSTFDEPAARHVQVAEMVIERAKRLVEHKKDVVIMLDSITRLARAYNNVVPSSGKVLTGGVDANALHRPKRFFGAARNVEEGGSLTIIATALVETGSKMDEVIYEEFKGTGNSEVHLNRRITEKRVYPAIDINRSGTRREDLLIEPELLQKIWILRKLLHPMDEIAAMEFLLDKMKNTKSNDEFFASMKR; this comes from the coding sequence ATGCCGGCGCTCGCCAGCTTAGCGAGGATTCGCAACTTGTCCGACAGTAGCAACGATACCGGCGCCCCCGCCGAGAAGCGCGTGCGCAAGCCCCGCGTCACCAAGGCTTCCGCCGCCGCCGACCAGACCCCCGCCAGCGCCAGCGCGCCGGCCCCGGTCGCCCCCACCCCGCCCGTCGCCTCTGCTCCCGCACCAGCGGTTGAAGCCCCGGTGCAGGCCCCACCCCGCCCTGCCGCTCCGCCCCCGCACGGTGGCCAGGACGGTGGTGATGCTGGCGAAGGCAGTGGTAGCGGCGGTGGCCAGGGCCAGCAGGGCGAAGGCAATCGCTTCAACAACAACAACAATCGCCGCGACCGCTTCCGCAACCGCCGCGACCGCGATCGTGACCGCAATCGCGAGCGCCATGGCAATGACGGCATGCCGCAGGACGGCAACGGCAACGAGACCTTCGTGCCGCGCCAGAACCCGCAGGTGCCGGAAGGCTTCCCGCAGTATTCCCTGAGCGACCTCAAGCGCATGCCGGCGGCCAAGCTGCTGGACGTGGCCGAGCAGCTCAACATCCAGGAAGGCGTGGCCCGCGCCCGCAAGCAGGACGTGATCTTCGCCCTGCTCAAGGTGCTGACCCGCCATGGCGAGGGCGTGGCCGCCGACGGCGTGCTGGAAATCCTGCCCGACGGCTTCGGCTTCCTGCGCGCGGCCGAGGCCAGCTATCTGGCCGGCCCGGATGACGTGTACATCAGCCCCAGCCAGATCCGCCGCTTCAACCTGCGTACCGGCGACCACCTGTCCGGCCGCATCCGCTTCCCGAAGGACGGCGAACGCTATTTCGCCCTGGCCGTGGTCGATACGATCAACGGCGAGCCGCTGGAAGCGTCGAAGAACAAGGTGCTGTTCGAGAACCTGACCCCGCTGTTCCCGCGTCGCCGCTTCACCCTGGAGCGCGGCAATGGTTCCAGCGAAGACATCGCCGGCCGCATCCTCGATTTGATGGCGCCGCAGGGCAAGGGCCAGCGCGCGCTGATCGTGTCGCCGCCCAAGGCCGGCAAGACGATCATGATGCAGCAGATCGCCACCGCCATCACCACCAACCACCCGGACGTGCACCTGATCGTGCTGCTGGTGGACGAGCGTCCGGAAGAAGTGACCGAAATGCAGCGCACGGTGCGCGGCGAAGTGGTCTCCTCGACCTTCGACGAGCCGGCCGCGCGCCACGTGCAGGTCGCCGAAATGGTGATCGAGCGCGCCAAGCGCCTGGTCGAGCACAAGAAGGACGTGGTGATCATGCTCGACTCGATCACCCGTCTGGCCCGCGCCTACAACAACGTGGTGCCCAGCTCCGGCAAGGTGCTGACCGGTGGTGTCGACGCCAACGCCCTGCACCGTCCGAAGCGTTTCTTCGGCGCCGCACGCAATGTGGAAGAAGGCGGCTCGCTGACCATCATCGCCACCGCGCTGGTGGAGACCGGCAGCAAGATGGACGAGGTGATCTACGAAGAGTTCAAGGGCACCGGCAACAGCGAAGTGCACTTGAACCGCCGCATCACCGAGAAGCGCGTCTACCCGGCCATCGACATCAACCGCTCCGGCACCCGCCGC
- the trxA gene encoding thioredoxin TrxA yields MSEKVTHVGDADFDAAVLNSDEPVLVDFWAEWCGPCKMIAPVLDELAQTYDGRLKVVKLNVDENRATAIKYHVRNIPLLLLFKNGQVQATQVGAVGKGQLTQMIDKTLGAQTA; encoded by the coding sequence GTGAGCGAAAAAGTAACCCATGTCGGCGACGCGGATTTCGATGCCGCCGTGCTGAATTCCGACGAGCCCGTGCTCGTTGATTTCTGGGCCGAATGGTGTGGCCCGTGCAAGATGATCGCCCCCGTCCTGGACGAGCTGGCGCAGACCTATGATGGCCGCCTGAAGGTGGTCAAGCTCAATGTGGACGAGAACCGCGCCACCGCGATCAAGTACCACGTACGCAACATCCCGCTGCTGCTGCTGTTCAAGAACGGCCAGGTGCAGGCCACCCAGGTCGGCGCGGTGGGCAAGGGCCAGCTGACCCAGATGATCGACAAGACCCTGGGCGCACAGACCGCCTGA
- a CDS encoding response regulator, with translation MSQALRHLISDAPRVMVVDGSKLVRKLIADVLQRDLPGVEVIGCASIADAKKALASGAVHLVTTALALPDGDGMEIARSVREASGQAYVPVIVVSGDAQQHLEERRFTEFVTDYFDKSLGHEALAAFIRGYVQPEPISGATVLYIEDSRVVAETTKRMLERQSLKIVHVLKAEDAFALLTAESLGLSTHHFDLVLTDVTLKGELSGRDVVQRIRIDFAYGKRRLPILVMTGDSNRDNQAVLLQAGANDLVLKPIEERLLVTKVLFQLRLARMEERER, from the coding sequence ATGTCCCAAGCGCTCCGGCACCTCATCAGCGACGCCCCCCGGGTGATGGTCGTCGACGGTTCCAAGCTGGTACGCAAACTGATCGCCGATGTACTGCAACGCGATCTGCCGGGGGTGGAAGTGATTGGCTGCGCCAGCATCGCCGATGCGAAGAAGGCGCTGGCTTCCGGCGCCGTGCATCTGGTCACCACCGCGCTGGCGCTGCCCGATGGCGACGGCATGGAAATCGCGCGCAGCGTGCGCGAGGCCTCGGGCCAGGCCTACGTGCCGGTGATCGTGGTCTCCGGCGATGCGCAGCAACACCTGGAAGAGCGCCGCTTCACCGAATTCGTCACCGACTACTTCGACAAGTCGCTGGGCCATGAGGCGCTGGCGGCGTTCATCCGTGGCTATGTGCAGCCCGAACCGATCAGCGGCGCCACCGTGCTGTACATCGAAGACAGCCGGGTGGTGGCCGAAACCACCAAGCGCATGCTGGAACGGCAGTCGCTGAAGATCGTGCACGTGCTGAAGGCCGAGGACGCCTTTGCCCTGCTCACCGCCGAATCACTGGGCCTGTCCACGCATCACTTCGATCTGGTGCTGACCGACGTCACCCTGAAGGGCGAGTTGAGCGGCCGCGACGTGGTGCAGCGCATCCGCATCGACTTTGCCTACGGCAAACGCCGCCTGCCGATCCTGGTGATGACCGGCGACAGCAACCGCGACAACCAGGCGGTACTGCTGCAGGCCGGCGCCAATGATCTGGTGCTCAAGCCGATCGAGGAACGCCTGCTGGTGACCAAGGTGTTGTTCCAGCTGCGCCTGGCGCGGATGGAAGAGCGCGAGCGTTGA